A single genomic interval of Nonomuraea rubra harbors:
- a CDS encoding AAA family ATPase, giving the protein MPSDVAAHELIGREHPAALLRAEITRLIGSHGGLVLVTGEAGIGKTTLVTDAAGEARRCGALVVGGACWDSGGAPGYWPWVQVIRALRRAATPEEWAAAEEAAGGSLTTLLGETRPGDGLQRADPAGERPADGRRRADAGGERPADAFQLYDAVTSALVAVSQRRPVLVVIDDLHAADPASLRLLEFAARQTWFERLLLIGTYRDTEVEPVDHPLRDLLSPLVAKATTITLTGLDRAGVAALMARTAGHEPPPELVAEVHLRTGGNPFFVEQTSRLWRSGGSASAVAPGVRDALLRRLSLLPRQVAELLPAAAVLGREFHRQVLAAAIAAPVAHVDRLLELAVVARLVVTRGGGVFAFAHDLVRETLYDSLDDPRDRHAAVVSAVEGSPALAGRLPPSDLARHAYLAGDRLDPEHAIGLLLDGAREARGRFAAEEQITHLRRAYELSAAASPHRRGVIALDLGRELHHDGEREEARRLFEEAAAIARDLDDPELPARVALVHHSHYGRDASLDLLRDAHRRLVGGPPAPADRLAIALVIHLARLARQGGDDDALAFSLWAHHDIIWGPGTAAERVALTGELITVARRTSDPDLEHFASALRWVAMIEQGDPRYLDEFHAYAAKGRRSDRPHLEMSVNVDASIVAGLEGRFAEAESLLESVYPEARQDHFVFMLKHHQWALSGLQGKADGQERMLRELRGSGHPCVPLLEALTALQSGDLDTALRGLDVEEPGDRMIQPIWLRFQAELAALTQDPELCARVRARLAPHRGQWVVSLFGWEVSGPYDLWLGRVDAALERWAEAVEELTAAHRAADAMRARPWSVLARAHLAETLLARAAPGDAEAARALFEGVRREAEELGMRHVLEYVRPAPPSGLGGTPPAGPPPEGALGLLGNAWTGGGTSGKQAPASGREVPDGEFRRDGAVWSLAFAGRLVHMPDTKGLRDLHTLLSRPGADVPSVVLLDPEGGKTVIAARRMGGDDVLDDEAKARYRRRLGQLDEEIDRAAERGDDDRAARLDEERAALLSELRAAAGLGGRTRRLGDEAERARKTVTARIRDTLRKLDHAHPELAAHLRASVSTGSTCGYRPQEEITWRLWA; this is encoded by the coding sequence ATGCCTAGCGACGTCGCGGCGCACGAGCTGATCGGCAGGGAGCACCCCGCCGCGCTGCTGCGTGCCGAGATCACCAGGCTCATCGGCAGCCACGGCGGCCTGGTGCTGGTCACCGGCGAGGCGGGCATCGGCAAGACCACGCTCGTCACCGATGCGGCCGGCGAGGCCAGGCGGTGCGGCGCGCTGGTGGTGGGCGGCGCGTGCTGGGATTCCGGCGGCGCCCCCGGCTACTGGCCATGGGTGCAGGTCATCAGGGCGCTGAGGCGGGCCGCCACGCCGGAGGAGTGGGCGGCGGCCGAGGAGGCGGCGGGCGGCAGCCTGACGACCCTGCTGGGCGAGACACGGCCGGGCGACGGCCTCCAGCGGGCCGACCCGGCCGGCGAGCGACCCGCCGACGGTCGCCGGCGTGCCGACGCGGGGGGCGAGCGGCCCGCCGACGCGTTCCAGCTCTACGACGCGGTGACCTCCGCCCTGGTCGCGGTCTCCCAGCGGCGGCCGGTTCTCGTCGTCATCGACGACCTGCACGCCGCCGACCCGGCCTCGCTGCGGCTGCTGGAGTTCGCGGCGCGGCAGACGTGGTTCGAGCGGCTGCTGCTGATCGGCACCTACCGCGACACCGAGGTGGAGCCGGTCGACCACCCGCTGCGCGACCTGCTGTCGCCGCTCGTGGCCAAGGCCACCACGATCACGCTCACCGGGCTCGACCGGGCGGGCGTCGCCGCGCTCATGGCCCGCACCGCCGGCCACGAGCCGCCGCCCGAGCTGGTGGCGGAGGTCCACCTGCGTACGGGGGGAAACCCGTTCTTCGTCGAGCAGACCTCCCGGCTGTGGCGCAGCGGCGGCTCGGCCAGCGCCGTCGCGCCCGGCGTGCGCGACGCGCTGCTGCGCCGGCTGTCCCTGCTGCCGCGCCAGGTGGCGGAGCTGCTGCCCGCCGCGGCGGTGCTGGGGCGGGAGTTCCACCGCCAGGTGCTCGCCGCCGCCATCGCGGCCCCGGTCGCGCACGTCGATCGGCTGCTGGAGCTGGCCGTGGTGGCCAGGCTCGTGGTGACCAGGGGCGGCGGCGTGTTCGCGTTCGCCCACGACCTGGTGCGCGAGACGCTGTACGACTCGCTCGACGACCCGCGCGACCGCCACGCCGCCGTGGTCTCCGCCGTGGAGGGCTCGCCCGCCCTGGCCGGTCGGCTGCCGCCCAGCGACCTGGCCAGGCACGCCTACCTCGCGGGAGACAGGCTCGACCCCGAGCACGCCATCGGCCTGCTGCTCGACGGCGCCCGCGAGGCCAGGGGGCGGTTCGCGGCGGAGGAGCAGATCACGCACCTGCGCAGGGCGTACGAGCTGAGTGCCGCCGCGAGCCCGCACCGGCGCGGCGTGATCGCCCTCGACCTGGGCAGGGAGCTGCACCACGACGGTGAGCGCGAGGAGGCCAGGCGGCTGTTCGAGGAGGCCGCGGCCATCGCCCGCGACCTCGACGACCCCGAGCTGCCCGCCCGCGTCGCGCTGGTCCACCACAGCCACTACGGCCGCGACGCCTCCCTCGACCTGCTCAGAGACGCCCACCGCAGGCTGGTGGGCGGCCCCCCGGCGCCCGCCGACAGGCTCGCGATCGCCCTGGTGATACACCTGGCCAGGCTGGCCAGGCAGGGCGGTGACGACGACGCGCTCGCGTTCAGCCTGTGGGCGCACCACGACATCATCTGGGGGCCGGGCACGGCGGCGGAGCGGGTGGCGCTGACGGGTGAGCTGATCACCGTGGCGCGCCGCACCTCCGACCCCGACCTGGAGCACTTCGCCAGCGCGCTGCGCTGGGTGGCCATGATCGAGCAGGGCGACCCCCGCTACCTCGACGAGTTCCACGCCTACGCCGCCAAGGGCCGGCGCAGCGACCGCCCGCACCTGGAGATGTCCGTCAACGTCGACGCGAGCATCGTCGCCGGCCTCGAAGGGCGCTTCGCCGAGGCCGAGTCGCTGCTGGAGTCGGTCTACCCGGAGGCCAGGCAGGATCATTTCGTCTTCATGCTCAAGCACCACCAGTGGGCGCTGTCCGGGCTACAGGGCAAGGCCGACGGGCAGGAGCGGATGCTGCGCGAGCTCAGGGGTTCGGGTCACCCCTGCGTGCCGCTGCTGGAGGCGCTGACCGCGCTGCAGTCGGGCGACCTCGACACCGCGCTGCGCGGGCTCGACGTCGAGGAGCCGGGCGACCGCATGATCCAGCCGATCTGGCTGCGCTTCCAGGCCGAGCTGGCCGCGCTCACGCAGGACCCAGAGCTGTGCGCCCGGGTGCGGGCCCGGCTGGCGCCGCACCGGGGACAGTGGGTGGTGTCGCTGTTCGGCTGGGAGGTCAGCGGGCCGTACGATCTGTGGCTCGGCCGCGTGGACGCCGCACTGGAGCGCTGGGCGGAGGCCGTCGAGGAGCTCACCGCCGCCCACCGCGCGGCCGACGCGATGCGCGCGCGGCCGTGGTCCGTGCTCGCCCGCGCCCACCTTGCCGAGACGCTGCTCGCCCGCGCCGCGCCCGGCGACGCCGAGGCGGCGCGCGCCCTGTTCGAGGGGGTGCGCCGGGAGGCGGAGGAGCTGGGGATGCGCCACGTGCTGGAGTACGTACGGCCGGCGCCGCCGTCCGGGCTCGGCGGGACACCACCGGCCGGCCCCCCGCCGGAAGGTGCCTTGGGGTTGCTGGGAAACGCCTGGACGGGGGGCGGCACCTCCGGCAAGCAAGCCCCGGCTTCCGGCCGGGAGGTGCCTGACGGCGAGTTCCGGCGGGACGGCGCGGTCTGGTCGCTGGCCTTCGCCGGCCGCCTCGTGCACATGCCCGATACCAAAGGGCTACGCGACCTGCACACCCTGCTGAGCCGCCCGGGCGCCGACGTGCCGTCCGTGGTCCTGCTCGACCCCGAGGGCGGCAAGACGGTGATCGCGGCCCGCCGCATGGGCGGCGACGACGTGCTCGACGACGAGGCCAAGGCCCGGTACCGCCGCCGCCTGGGACAGCTCGACGAGGAGATCGACCGTGCCGCCGAGCGGGGCGACGACGACCGGGCGGCGCGGCTCGACGAGGAACGGGCCGCGCTGCTGTCCGAGCTGCGCGCCGCGGCGGGCCTGGGCGGGCGCACCCGGCGGCTGGGCGACGAGGCGGAGCGCGCCCGCAAGACGGTGACGGCCCGCATCCGCGACACCCTCCGCAAGCTCGACCACGCCCACCCCGAGCTGGCCGCCCACCTGCGCGCATCCGTCTCCACCGGCTCCACCTGCGGCTACCGGCCCCAGGAAGAGATCACCTGGCGCCTCTGGGCCTGA
- a CDS encoding RICIN domain-containing protein: protein MVRPTVASGGWMRRHVRDLALEIGLIGGLSALFTVGAGIFLNFSTDGEPQFNPAHVPPALLFSCLACAVPPVRDYVKARRASATGKPFTAGDLEAYKRLLKELREEAGSPRFAELDRRAGELGLGVGRAELELVTQKEKGTRWLEDAERAEPIIRAFLAVHEVPAAAGEPWIEAYRRLVTPPPGPDRRLRPAAFVTVLAVGAAGAFMGYVAYAESRVRESLYRPDVAVLSRYSPGRYLAVTGSETAPPRARLGPSIISKGPVPLYRWDLSPDKHDGSYHYQIRNRMTRRCLTPEARELTEGGYLTDAACDGSVEQLWRVSGDGAISQGGMCVEPNLGSTDAGTSLVLRTCVAGKLAQRWLVTGRMPGGLGSSVASSQNGICLDAAAGMTDLVTWECHGRDNQAFTYRRDARGDYEMKISGTCLGVSAARERRRPVRQACSGGPEQLWRFTFRSPHNDWLHWEVRHVATDLCLQLEPDFRSLSMGTCVRSNVQQWRTPGWLRPPDTPDRTGAGAAHRGTRTGGGGQFTYAHRS, encoded by the coding sequence ATGGTGCGACCCACAGTGGCGAGCGGAGGCTGGATGCGCAGGCACGTACGCGACCTGGCCCTGGAGATCGGCCTGATCGGCGGCCTCAGCGCGCTGTTCACCGTGGGAGCGGGCATCTTCCTGAACTTCTCCACCGACGGCGAGCCCCAGTTCAATCCCGCCCACGTCCCGCCCGCCCTCCTGTTCTCCTGCCTGGCCTGCGCCGTGCCGCCGGTGCGCGACTACGTGAAGGCTCGACGGGCCTCCGCCACGGGCAAGCCGTTCACCGCCGGTGACCTGGAGGCGTACAAGCGGCTGTTGAAGGAGCTGCGGGAGGAGGCGGGCTCGCCGCGGTTCGCCGAGCTGGACAGGCGGGCCGGCGAGCTCGGGCTCGGCGTCGGGCGGGCCGAGCTGGAGCTGGTCACGCAGAAGGAGAAGGGCACGCGCTGGCTGGAGGACGCCGAGCGGGCCGAGCCGATCATCCGCGCCTTCCTCGCCGTGCACGAGGTGCCCGCCGCCGCCGGTGAGCCGTGGATCGAGGCGTACCGCAGGCTGGTGACGCCGCCGCCCGGGCCCGACCGCCGGCTCAGGCCGGCCGCCTTCGTGACGGTGCTGGCCGTGGGCGCGGCCGGGGCCTTCATGGGTTACGTGGCGTACGCGGAGAGCCGCGTCCGGGAGTCGCTGTACCGGCCTGACGTGGCCGTGCTCTCCAGGTACTCCCCCGGCCGGTACCTGGCCGTGACCGGCTCCGAGACCGCTCCGCCGCGGGCCAGGCTCGGCCCCTCCATCATCAGCAAGGGCCCGGTGCCGCTCTATCGCTGGGACCTCTCGCCGGACAAGCACGACGGGTCGTACCACTACCAGATCCGCAACCGCATGACCCGGCGCTGCCTGACCCCTGAGGCCCGCGAGCTCACCGAGGGCGGTTACCTCACCGACGCCGCCTGCGACGGGTCCGTGGAGCAGCTCTGGCGGGTGAGCGGTGACGGCGCCATCTCGCAGGGCGGGATGTGCGTCGAGCCCAACCTCGGTTCGACCGACGCGGGCACCTCCCTCGTCCTGCGGACCTGTGTCGCCGGCAAGCTCGCGCAGCGCTGGCTGGTCACCGGCCGCATGCCCGGCGGTCTCGGCAGCTCGGTGGCGAGCTCCCAGAACGGGATCTGCCTGGACGCGGCGGCCGGCATGACGGACCTGGTCACCTGGGAGTGCCACGGCCGAGACAACCAGGCCTTCACCTACCGGCGCGACGCCCGGGGCGACTACGAGATGAAGATCTCGGGCACGTGCCTGGGCGTGTCCGCCGCGCGGGAGCGGCGGCGGCCCGTACGCCAGGCGTGTTCCGGCGGCCCTGAGCAGCTGTGGCGCTTCACCTTCCGCTCGCCGCACAACGACTGGCTCCACTGGGAGGTCAGGCACGTCGCCACCGATCTGTGCCTGCAACTGGAGCCCGACTTCAGGTCCCTGTCCATGGGCACCTGTGTCCGGTCGAACGTTCAGCAGTGGCGCACCCCCGGATGGCTACGCCCCCCGGACACCCCTGACCGCACCGGCGCGGGCGCCGCCCACCGCGGCACCCGCACCGGCGGAGGCGGTCAGTTCACGTACGCCCACAGGTCGTAG
- a CDS encoding cytochrome P450, with product MSETSTMPLHMRRVEFHPAPELAAARDEDRVKRITTAFGTEAWLVTRYADVREVLGDAERFKIAPTNIARLPGAPPMTEEQLAKVRAGNLLGVDPPEHTRLRRMLTPEFTIRRIDRLEPRIRRIVEDHLDALEAAGAPADLVPSFALPIPSLVICELLGVPYEDREGFQQRTARMLDMSLPGEQRMMLQFEQRAYMEGLIARIQADPGEELLGMLVREHGDDLSTDELVGIGGLLLFAGHETTSNMLSLGTLALLRHPEQLDLLRKEPERIDATVEELLRWLSIVNSGTTKVATRDTEIGGQRIQEGEQVLVTLPAANRDPSFLPDADAFDLSRGAPGHLAFGHGVHHCLGAPLARMELRIAFPALLKRFPGLRVADAEPQFRASSVVHGLSSLEVTW from the coding sequence ATGAGCGAGACCTCGACGATGCCGTTGCACATGCGGCGGGTGGAGTTCCATCCGGCACCGGAGCTGGCTGCCGCGCGGGACGAGGACCGGGTCAAGCGGATCACGACGGCGTTCGGCACCGAAGCCTGGCTCGTGACCCGCTACGCCGACGTCCGGGAGGTGCTGGGCGACGCCGAACGCTTCAAGATCGCCCCCACGAACATCGCGCGCCTGCCCGGAGCGCCGCCCATGACGGAGGAGCAGCTCGCCAAGGTACGCGCGGGCAACCTGCTGGGCGTGGACCCGCCCGAGCACACGCGGCTGCGCCGGATGCTCACGCCGGAGTTCACCATCCGCCGGATCGACAGGCTGGAGCCCCGGATCCGGCGCATCGTCGAGGACCACCTCGACGCGCTCGAGGCCGCGGGCGCGCCCGCCGACCTGGTGCCGTCGTTCGCGCTGCCGATCCCGTCGCTGGTGATCTGCGAGCTGCTCGGGGTGCCGTACGAGGACCGCGAGGGCTTCCAGCAGCGCACCGCCAGGATGCTCGACATGAGCCTGCCGGGCGAGCAGCGCATGATGCTCCAGTTCGAGCAGCGCGCGTACATGGAGGGCCTGATCGCCCGCATCCAGGCCGACCCCGGCGAGGAACTGCTCGGCATGCTCGTCCGCGAGCACGGCGACGACCTGTCCACCGACGAGCTGGTCGGGATCGGCGGGCTGCTGCTGTTCGCCGGGCACGAGACCACCTCCAACATGCTCTCCCTCGGCACGCTCGCCCTGCTGCGCCACCCCGAGCAGCTCGACCTGCTCAGGAAGGAGCCGGAGCGGATCGACGCCACGGTGGAGGAGCTGCTGCGCTGGCTCAGCATCGTCAACTCCGGCACCACCAAGGTCGCCACCCGCGACACCGAGATCGGCGGCCAGCGGATCCAGGAGGGCGAGCAGGTGCTCGTCACCCTGCCCGCCGCCAACCGCGACCCGTCGTTCCTCCCGGACGCCGACGCCTTCGACCTCAGCCGCGGAGCGCCCGGCCACCTCGCGTTCGGCCACGGCGTACACCACTGCCTCGGCGCCCCGCTGGCCCGCATGGAGCTGCGGATCGCCTTCCCCGCCCTGCTCAAGCGCTTCCCGGGCCTGCGCGTGGCGGACGCGGAGCCGCAGTTCCGCGCGTCCTCCGTGGTGCACGGGCTCAGCTCCCTGGAGGTCACCTGGTGA